The Aureitalea marina genome includes a window with the following:
- a CDS encoding hydroxymethylglutaryl-CoA reductase, degradative, whose protein sequence is MPEAVIGFSKLSKEQKIDWLVSQYLSDSSEARSTLKQYWNSDDKLQTLHDEFIENSISNYYLPYGIAPNFLINERLMTLPMVIEESSVVAAASNAAKFWLDKGGFKAEVISTVKAGQIHINYPGPTDRMEQFFQEHKMSLIDSVGEIQRNMKKRGGGLIDLELKDSTAALAGYYQLHATFQTKDAMGANFINSCLEQIASTLRVLAKDWDGFGVQRPEVVMSILSNYVPNCLVKASVSCPLEQLANNGLSGDEFARKMVQAVQIAEVEVSRAVTHNKGIMNGVDALVLATGNDFRAVEAGVHAFAARSGRYTSLTHAEVVDGQFKFWIELPLALGTVGGLTSLHPLVRLSLDVLGKPSAQELMEIVAVAGLAQNFAALRSLVTIGIQQGHMKMHLMNILNQLGASPEEKELAIEHFKKEAVSFQAASEFISRNRE, encoded by the coding sequence ATGCCCGAAGCAGTAATCGGATTCTCCAAACTGTCCAAAGAACAAAAGATCGATTGGCTGGTCAGTCAGTATTTGTCTGATTCCTCAGAGGCCCGATCGACCCTGAAACAGTATTGGAATAGTGATGATAAGCTGCAGACACTACACGATGAATTCATTGAGAATTCCATCAGCAATTACTACCTGCCTTATGGGATCGCTCCTAACTTTCTGATCAATGAGCGTTTAATGACCCTCCCCATGGTGATCGAAGAGAGCTCCGTGGTAGCAGCGGCCAGTAATGCTGCTAAATTTTGGCTGGACAAGGGCGGTTTTAAGGCCGAGGTCATATCGACGGTCAAAGCCGGACAGATCCATATCAATTATCCGGGACCGACTGATAGAATGGAGCAGTTCTTTCAGGAACACAAGATGAGCTTGATCGATTCTGTTGGGGAGATTCAGCGGAACATGAAAAAAAGAGGCGGTGGACTTATCGACCTCGAACTCAAAGACAGTACAGCGGCTTTAGCGGGCTATTATCAGTTGCACGCAACCTTTCAGACTAAAGACGCTATGGGAGCTAATTTTATCAACAGCTGCCTAGAACAGATCGCTTCCACCCTCAGAGTTTTGGCCAAAGACTGGGATGGATTTGGTGTTCAACGCCCCGAAGTAGTGATGAGCATACTGTCCAATTATGTACCCAATTGTTTGGTGAAGGCCAGCGTGAGTTGTCCGTTAGAACAGTTAGCCAACAATGGTTTGTCCGGGGACGAATTTGCACGAAAAATGGTGCAGGCAGTCCAAATAGCCGAGGTTGAAGTGAGCCGGGCTGTAACCCACAATAAAGGAATAATGAATGGAGTGGATGCCTTGGTATTGGCCACCGGGAACGATTTCCGGGCTGTGGAAGCAGGAGTACACGCCTTTGCGGCTAGATCTGGACGATATACCAGCCTGACTCATGCTGAAGTGGTTGATGGTCAATTTAAATTTTGGATCGAACTACCTCTGGCTCTTGGAACAGTAGGCGGACTGACCTCGCTTCATCCATTGGTCAGACTTAGTCTGGATGTATTGGGCAAACCAAGTGCCCAGGAACTGATGGAGATCGTTGCCGTGGCCGGATTGGCCCAAAACTTCGCTGCTTTAAGATCATTGGTTACCATCGGCATACAACAGGGACATATGAAAATGCACCTGATGAACATCCTAAATCAATTAGGAGCCTCACCGGAAGAAAAGGAACTGGCCATAGAACATTTCAAAAAGGAGGCAGTCTCTTTTCAGGCTGCTTCAGAGTTTATCAGCCGAAACAGGGAATAA